The following nucleotide sequence is from Barnesiella viscericola DSM 18177.
GGTGCCGATGAGGAAGGTGCCGAAGATAAGCCCCTCGCGCTCCTCGGCATTGCGACGCCAATACAGGTAGAGCAGCAGCCCGAAGAGCAACAGGTAGCACAACGCCTCGTAAATCTGTGTCGGGTGCGACGGAGCCGTGAATATCGGCTCGGCTCCGGCCATCCACTGCGGCAGATTCTCCACAAAGCGGAATCCCCAGGGCAACGACGTTTCGTGCCCGTAAATCTCGTGATTCATCAGGTTGCCCGTGCGGATAAAGGCGGCCACCAGAGCTACCGGCACGACCAGACGGTCAAGTGTAAAGAGCATGCTGCGATGCGTCACCCGGCGGGAATAAATCCAGATGGCAATCAAGATACCGATAGCCCCGCCGTGACTGGCCAACCCACCTTTCCAGATTTTCAGAATCTCGATGGGGTGCTGCGAATAGACGTCCCACTCATAGAAGAGGCAATGCCCCAGGCGCGCCCCTATAACCATGGCCACAACCACGTAGACAAAGAGCGAATCGAGCCACTTGACATTCAACTGCTCGTGACGAAACATGCGGTCCATCATGCTGTAACCCACGATAAAGCCGATAGCGAAAAACAGCCCGTACCAGCGAATCTGGATAAACCCGTCGTACAGCGCCGGGCTGGCTGTCCAGGTGATAAAGTCAGTAATCATACCGTTGTAAAAAAACAATGCCCTGCCCGTGCAAACACCCGGGCAGGGACAAAGATACATATTTGTCGGAGAAAACAAGAATCGCCCTCCCCGATTCTTTCATTACATTATACCAACCGGCGCACCAGTTCGTCACGGTCGCCATACAGCAAGTCGATAATAGGAATCTCGATGAGCGTGTAGCAACCGGGGCGCTGCAACATGGCGGCACGAGCCGTACCCACCAGAATCTGCGCCGTCAAGGCCGGGTTGTTGATAGTCATGTCGAACTCGAAACGCTGGTTCTGCGTCTTGCCCGATACCCCTTTGCGCACCATGTTCACCCCGTGACCCATGTCTTTGAGAGCATCAACACTCTCGACCTGCATCACGTGAGTCTCGTCGTGGGCAAAGTAGTCGTCGCTCTTGATGGCGCGGGCCACCTCGTCGAACTTGTACCCCTCTTCAAGCTCGATGTAAACCATGCGGCGATGAATGCCCGTGCCCAACGGAATCGTCATCGACAAGGCAGCCTTCACACCGGCAATCGCCTTCACGGCTACCGTGTGACCCATGCTCATGCCGGGGCCGAAATTGGTATAGGTAATCCCCTTGGGGGCACAAGCCTCCATGAGCGTGCGCACCACCGAGTCGGTACCCGGGTCCCAACCGGCCGAGATGATGGCCACCGAGTTGTGCGCCTTGGCCTGTGCGTCGAGCGTCTTGCGCAAGTCACCTATCTGGGTGTGAATGTCGAAACTGTCGACCGTGCGGATACCCTTTTCGAGAGCCTTCATGGCATAATGCTCCACCTCGCGCGTAGGCGTGCAGAGAATAGCCACATCGACGGCTTCGAGCTCGTCGAGCGACGTAACCACCCGATAGGGTGTCAACTCCATCGGCACCTCGGTAACCCGACGGCGCACCACTCCCGCAATCTCAAAGTCAGGAGCAACCTGCAAGGCCTCCAATACAAAACGGCCTATATTGCCATAACCTACGATGGCAGCTCTGATTTTCTTCATATCTTTTTCTTATTTACGTTTTGGGGCATAAAGATACAAAAAAGAGCGTGAAGAATAAAACCTCGCCCTCGGGAAAAGAGCAATTTTTTCTAAATACAATCCATAACCTTATTACAAAATAGAGGAAGACTTTACCGCCTTCCTCTATACTATCATTTATCCCTTGGGGGGATATGGATCATTTCCATAGCTATTTCGATCTCGTATTTGTCCATTAGGTCGATGAATAAACAACTCCGACTTTTGATTTTGGGCAATTTTACGTGCTATCTCAATAGCTTCCTGTTGGGTATGCGTAACTACCGACACGCGCCTGTTTCCTTCTCCTCGAATGGCCCACAGACCATTATGAGGTACAACATGTTGATTCTTTCCCATACCCATTTCAAGCTACTTTATTCCATAGAGTAGAGTATTCAGAACAAGCATTGTTTATTATTCCCAAGGAAGGGGAAATGTCCAGTGGTGCCGGATATATAATATCGTCCATCACATCGACAAAGAAACAATGCGCATTGTCTACAATCTCACCCGGTTCGGCAACAGATTTCTGCAAATAGTAAGATAACAAGGAAGCTGCTAAACGTCCGGCTGTAAAATTCAATTTGTTTTTGACAATACGGAATTTTATAGCACCTACATATCGATTCCCATTATCTTCCCAACGCATGATCAGGTCTGGAGCAACTGTAATTTGAACACCTGCACATAGACAATCCTTATTCTCCGGTTTTGAAAAGCTACAATGAATTTTACCTACTCTGCTGGGAAAATTTATGCCGATAAAGTGTCTCAGTGCAAGAATCGAATTTTCAACATTATTCCTTGCCCACTCCGAACTTACGCTTCGAGATTTCAATCTTTTAATCGCATCATAGATGCATTCCTCATTGAAATCTCCTTTTACATAATTTTTCATAGCAACTCTTGCCGTAGCGTATGGAGCAACTTTGAATATTGAGGGCTTCTTTTGGCCTTTCACAATCGATATTTTTCGACGCTCCGTCGCTTCGACGAAAGCAATCAGGGGGTTTATCGAAACCTTTGGGGTTGAAAAAATATTTATCATCAAATTTATATATTTATAAATTTATGCGGCCAACCCTCTTGCAAAAGTCAACAAAATATTGTACCTTTGCAAAAGAAAACAGAAACAGAAATAGAGACAAGATGAGCAGTCTTGTCGTATGCGTTGGGAGCGCTTATATTATTTCTATCTCTGAAGGATATTTTGGCTGCAACTAAAATATCCTTTTTTTATCAATCCATTTTTATTCTATTTTTTCTTTCTCGGCAATACTCTTTTTATCATTTTATATACTTCCATTTCCTTATATTTTGGTTCTCTCTTTAAATCAAATATAATAGTATTAGATTCAAAATCGAGGCCCAACTCTTCAAAAAGGTGCTTGGTATTTACATAATAATACATACCTGCCTTACACACTTTAAACGCGTTTGGTCCAGATTTGCTTACATCGTTTATTAAATACAAAGCATCTTTTTCTTGATCATCTCTTGCAAATTGCACAGCATCTACCTCATGCAATCGCAATTGCTTTGCCGTTACATCCGTAAAACCGAGCCTACCGGTTTGTTGTATCGTACATTTAAGCCTTCCGCTTGACTCATTATTTTCATATAACACAAGTGCCATATCTCTATTTTTTTGTTTATGCCACAAATATACACAATCTTAAACTATTCTCCAAATTTTTCTCAATAAAAATATTTTTCAGTTTTCTATATTTATAATAATACTGTTATAATCGCTCAACAAACTTAAATCTTGCATCTTTCAAACTACAAACTCCTATATAACATTTTCTCTTATTCGTAGTTTATCTTTTTACTTACTTCTCTAGTTTCAGGCTGGGTAATTCTTCTACCATTTCTACGGTTTGTACCGATACGTTGATAATACGTAGCAGCAGGTTGAAAATATACTTCTCGTCGTTGTGTTCACGATCCCAGTCGTTGGGGTCAAGAATGGAGTCGTTCATCAAAATTTACTCACCATCACGAATCCGTTATCAATCGAGAAAACATATCGTATATTATCCCTATATTTTGCAAAGACTCCGGACTATTTATTGTTGATTGTAATAAAGTTCCTATTTCCCAACCGTTGTGCCTGCCGGAATCCCGGCAGCAGTTATACAAAAAGGGCGCAAGCTCCGTTGTTCATTCGTCTTCAAGGCTCTGGTAAAGCCACACACAAAACAAACAACAAGCTCACGCCCACCGATAAAAAGACAAGCTCCAAAAATTTTTCCCAAACCCCGTCCACAAAATACCATTTCCGCCGTCTTAAAAAAGAAAGGTTCCGCAACCTCAGGTTTGCACATCTTATCTAATTCATGACACAAAAACACCATCGAACTATGAACACTCGTACAAAAACGGCTTTTTGCTTGCTGCTCTCGACCATACCGTTTTTCTCTCCCGCCTTGGCACAACCGGCACAAACGCCCAGCGTCTACGCCGATTTCAATTTCAACCGCAACGACTCCGACACCGATAACTGGATTCAATCGATCGAGGTTGTCTCGCCGGCTCCCCGCTCGGTCATCGACCGCGATACGACCATCGTCGTAAAGGCTCCGGGCATGACCCGACTGTCGGCCCGCTGCTGGCAGCAACCTTCGGCTCAGAATCCGTGCGGCTGGGGGCACGATGTCAATCTCGTAGCCAACGGCACACCAATAGCCGACGACTCGGGAATCACTTTCGAGTTCCCAGCCCGGCAATTCCCCTACGGCCCGGTCAACATACGGTTGTATGGCCAAAACGAAAAGGGCGAACAGGATATTTTTGAATTACAGTTCTACAACACGGCCGGCTCGAAATGGAACTACGGTATACCCGACACGGTTCCCATGCAGGCCCGGGGATTAAAGCTCGTCTTTCAAGACGATTTCGATAGTCCGCTCTCCATCTCGAACGATGGACGCAACGCCCGCTACTGCGCCCATAAGCCCCGCTATGGCGATTTCAGCGGCTGGCCCTTCGCCGATGTCGACGGCGACGACAATCCGTTTGAGCAGGTAGATACCTACCTGCGCATCAAGGCCCGCAAA
It contains:
- a CDS encoding DUF2188 domain-containing protein; translated protein: MGMGKNQHVVPHNGLWAIRGEGNRRVSVVTHTQQEAIEIARKIAQNQKSELFIHRPNGQIRDRNSYGNDPYPPKG
- a CDS encoding diaminopimelate dehydrogenase, with translation MKKIRAAIVGYGNIGRFVLEALQVAPDFEIAGVVRRRVTEVPMELTPYRVVTSLDELEAVDVAILCTPTREVEHYAMKALEKGIRTVDSFDIHTQIGDLRKTLDAQAKAHNSVAIISAGWDPGTDSVVRTLMEACAPKGITYTNFGPGMSMGHTVAVKAIAGVKAALSMTIPLGTGIHRRMVYIELEEGYKFDEVARAIKSDDYFAHDETHVMQVESVDALKDMGHGVNMVRKGVSGKTQNQRFEFDMTINNPALTAQILVGTARAAMLQRPGCYTLIEIPIIDLLYGDRDELVRRLV
- a CDS encoding glycoside hydrolase family 16 protein, yielding MNTRTKTAFCLLLSTIPFFSPALAQPAQTPSVYADFNFNRNDSDTDNWIQSIEVVSPAPRSVIDRDTTIVVKAPGMTRLSARCWQQPSAQNPCGWGHDVNLVANGTPIADDSGITFEFPARQFPYGPVNIRLYGQNEKGEQDIFELQFYNTAGSKWNYGIPDTVPMQARGLKLVFQDDFDSPLSISNDGRNARYCAHKPRYGDFSGWPFADVDGDDNPFEQVDTYLRIKARKRPGSAGSTGLISSVNMDGEGFFAQAPCYLECRFTAQSAPGTWPAFWTLTSIDRGINGDELDIIEAYGGVGKGNPNHPGYSITSHFWGQKNPDGSDKQRFNRRVPIQELGGKSYWSTTFHTYGLYVGVDETVYYFDGIEVLRHPTNEISKTKPLFFLINYAIGGISGWPIDLQRFGNASDMYVDYVRVFAQDSIDYSIPLPSKP
- the lgt gene encoding prolipoprotein diacylglyceryl transferase; the encoded protein is MTDFITWTASPALYDGFIQIRWYGLFFAIGFIVGYSMMDRMFRHEQLNVKWLDSLFVYVVVAMVIGARLGHCLFYEWDVYSQHPIEILKIWKGGLASHGGAIGILIAIWIYSRRVTHRSMLFTLDRLVVPVALVAAFIRTGNLMNHEIYGHETSLPWGFRFVENLPQWMAGAEPIFTAPSHPTQIYEALCYLLLFGLLLYLYWRRNAEEREGLIFGTFLIGTFLSRFLIEFIKNDQVAFEASMTLNMGQWLSIPFVIAGVWLVVRAMQRPRVPIKYAPAKAKAKR